Proteins found in one Triticum urartu cultivar G1812 chromosome 4, Tu2.1, whole genome shotgun sequence genomic segment:
- the LOC125551401 gene encoding vicilin-like seed storage protein At2g28490, with protein sequence MMRRGVAGMALLLVLLLLLSGWSAMGTPRSRERWEEGEGEWRPEEEAKGGGGGGGTGKGLFLLDKVEKVVESEGGSVHVVRGLPVPEAPWQHGGWSAECGACREGLMHIGFITMEPKTLFVPQYIDSNLILFVQRGDVKVGWIHKGGLVEKQLKMGDVLQIDAGSIFYMVNTGKGQRLHIICSIDASDSAGFAPYQSFYLGGGGKQTSVLAGFEPKILVTALNTTYDELGRILPVRTGGTGGPFVSYTTESGSGGKEHGQGGERDVGENGRESEPWRPVGRGDDDEPGSGQSTWTWSWRKLMSRFIGGELNKKSDKTLRAPEPYNLFDHEPSFRNTYGWSISVDKHDYEPLDHSDIGVYLVNLTAGSMMAPHVNPRATEYGVVLAGEGVIQVVFPNGSLAMSAEVRAGDVFWIPRHLPFVQVASRGGPFVFFGFTTSARRNKPQFLTGPTSVLRMMLGPELAAGLGVPQKELRKVVEAQTVAVIEPPLPEKEKGRKEREPFVMKQVARE encoded by the exons ATGATGCGTCGCGGGGTTGCCGGCATGGCGCTGCTGCTCGTGCTGCTTCTCCTCCTCTCGGGGTGGTCGGCGATGGGGACTCCGCGTTCACGCGAGAGatgggaggagggggagggggagtgGCGGCCGGAGGAAGAGGccaagggcggcggcgggggtGGCGGGACTGGGAAAGGCCTGTTCTTGCTGGACAAGGTGGAGAAGGTGGTGGAGTCGGAAGGTGGGAGTGTGCACGTCGTGCGCGGGCTGCCCGTGCCGGAAGCACCGTGGCAGCACGGCGGGTGGTCCGCCGAGTGCGGAGCTTGCCGGGAGGGGCTCATGCACATCGGCTTCAtaaccatggagcccaagacgctGTTCGTGCCGCAGTACATCGACTCCAACCTCATCCTCTTCGTGCAGCGAG GGGATGTGAAGGTTGGATGGATCCACAAGGGCGGTCTCGTGGAGAAGCAGCTCAAGATGGGCGACGTCCTACAGATCGACGCCGGctccatcttctacatggtcaacACAGGCAAAGGCCAGAGGCTGCACATCATATGCAGTATCGACGCCTCGGATAGCGCAGGCTTCGCACCTTATCAG TCCTTCTATCTTGGTGGGGGAGGGAAACAGACGTCAGTGCTGGCCGGATTCGAGCCAAAGATTCTTGTCACCGCTCTCAAC ACCACTTACGACGAACTGGGAAGAATCTTACCCGTGCGAACCGGTGGAACCGGGGGCCCTTTCGTGTCCTACACAACGGAGTCCGGGAGCGGTGGCAAAGAGCATGGACAGGGAGGCGAGCGTGATGTGGGGGAAAATGGAAGGGAGAGCGAGCCATGGAGACCAGTGGGGAGAGGCGACGACGACGAACCCGGTAGCGGGCAATCCACTTGGACTTGGTCGTGGAGGAAACTGATGAGCAGGTTCATCGGAGGGGAGCTGAACAAGAAGTCGGACAAGACTCTGCGCGCGCCGGAGCCTTACAACCTGTTCGACCACGAGCCCAGCTTCCGGAACACCTACGGCTGGAGCATCTCCGTCGACAAGCACGACTACGAGCCCTTGGACCACTCCGACATCGGCGTCTATCTCGTCAACCTCACCGCC GGCTCGATGATGGCGCCACACGTGAACCCGAGGGCGACGGAGTACGGCGTGGTGCTCGCCGGGGAAGGCGTCATCCAGGTGGTCTTCCCCAACGGGTCGCTTGCGATGAGCGCGGAGGTGCGTGCCGGCGACGTGTTCTGGATCCCACGCCACCTCCCGTTCGTCCAGGTGGCGTCGCGGGGCGGGCCGTTCGTGTTCTTCGGGTTCACCACGTCGGCGCGGCGGAACAAGCCGCAGTTCCTGACCGGCCCCACCTCTGTCCTCCGCATGATGCTCGGGCCGGAGCTCGCGGCCGGGTTGGGCGTCCCTCAGAAGGAATTGAGGAAGGTGGTGGAGGCCCAGACGGTGGCGGTGATCGAGCCGCCCTTGCCGGAGAAGGAGAAGGGGCGGAAGGAGAGGGAACCGTTTGTTATGAAGCAAGTGGCGAGGGAGTGA